A stretch of Bradyrhizobium sp. CCBAU 53338 DNA encodes these proteins:
- the hpnE gene encoding hydroxysqualene dehydroxylase HpnE produces the protein MQDTAHIIGAGISGLSAAVRLANAGYKVAVHEATHQAGGRCRSYFDGATNLTIDNGNHLLLSGNSHARAYARSIGTEAGLVGPESAQFPFVDIKTGQRWQIDLGTGRWPTWVFDEGRRVPDTGLTDYLKLAPLVWASEQTLVGKSIPCEGTLYHRLVQPLLLAALNVDPPEGSAGLAGAIVRETLLAGGQACRPLIARDGLSAVLIEPAVKFLAERGHTVQLGHELRSFVTTDGKVSALNFGGEDVVQLGVGDVIVMAVPPRAATSLLPGLTAPTEFRAIVNAHFRITPPPGSAPILGVIGGVVEWLFAFPNRLSVTISNGDRLVDMPREELAQAIWNDVCAAGGVSGELPPWQIVRERRATFAATPAQNALRPGPVTSLKNLFLAGDWTATGLPATIEGSVRSGDRAADLVLAAKGS, from the coding sequence ATGCAAGACACAGCTCACATCATCGGCGCTGGAATTTCCGGCCTCTCCGCCGCTGTGCGGCTCGCCAACGCCGGCTACAAGGTCGCCGTGCACGAGGCGACGCACCAGGCCGGCGGCCGCTGCCGCTCGTATTTCGACGGCGCCACCAATCTCACCATCGACAACGGCAATCATCTGCTGTTGTCCGGCAACAGCCACGCGCGCGCCTACGCGCGCTCGATCGGCACCGAAGCCGGCCTCGTCGGCCCCGAGAGCGCTCAGTTTCCCTTCGTCGACATCAAGACCGGTCAGCGCTGGCAGATCGATCTCGGCACCGGCCGGTGGCCGACCTGGGTGTTCGACGAGGGTCGCCGCGTGCCCGACACGGGCCTCACCGATTATCTCAAGCTGGCGCCGCTGGTCTGGGCGTCGGAACAGACGCTGGTCGGCAAGTCCATTCCTTGCGAAGGCACGCTCTATCATCGCCTGGTGCAGCCGCTGCTGCTCGCGGCGCTCAACGTCGATCCGCCCGAAGGCTCGGCCGGGCTTGCCGGCGCGATCGTGCGCGAGACGCTGCTTGCCGGCGGGCAGGCCTGCCGTCCGCTGATCGCGCGCGACGGCCTCAGCGCCGTGCTGATCGAGCCTGCCGTGAAATTTTTGGCTGAGCGTGGCCACACCGTTCAGCTCGGCCATGAGCTGCGCTCGTTCGTCACGACTGACGGCAAGGTCAGCGCGCTGAACTTCGGCGGCGAGGACGTGGTCCAGCTTGGCGTTGGCGACGTGATCGTGATGGCGGTGCCGCCGCGCGCGGCCACGAGCCTGCTGCCGGGCTTGACGGCGCCGACCGAATTCCGCGCCATCGTCAATGCGCATTTCCGCATCACGCCGCCGCCGGGCTCGGCGCCGATCCTGGGCGTGATCGGCGGCGTGGTGGAATGGCTGTTCGCCTTCCCGAACCGGCTGTCCGTCACCATCAGCAATGGCGACCGCCTGGTCGACATGCCGCGCGAGGAACTGGCGCAGGCGATCTGGAACGACGTCTGCGCGGCCGGCGGTGTCTCCGGCGAGCTGCCGCCGTGGCAGATCGTGCGCGAGCGCCGTGCCACATTTGCGGCAACGCCGGCGCAGAACGCCCTGCGTCCAGGGCCGGTCACGTCGCTGAAAAACCTGTTCCTCGCCGGTGACTGGACTGCTACGGGATTGCCTGCAACGATCGAGGGATCGGTCCGGTCAGGCGATCGCGCCGCGGATCTGGTGCTGGCCGCCAAAGGATCCTGA